A stretch of Candidatus Hydrogenedentota bacterium DNA encodes these proteins:
- a CDS encoding DEAD/DEAH box helicase: MKIVDLYRYNVPLEILELWRRQESEVLLPLQELAVTRHNLFGGDNLLIQAPTSSGKTFIAEMAAIQTALRRKKVVYLAPLKALAEEKYADFKEKYAAYGLKVIISTRDRREFDRDFEDGDFSIAVVVYEKLAQLLVRRPERLEEIDLVLADELELLSDPERGPMAELLLTRILHYGEGVSRRRLIGLSAVIGGAEQLAEWMGARLVQYERRPIELRYGVLYEGVFRYRTYNEFTEGEERLIDAGSESAWEQLTQNVCAFAQRGEACLIFVKARHESRRGAELLAGRVGLPAAKQTIEALRELDPTRSRNTLLETLSCGVAFHNTDLSPEERRAVEEGFRRGEVLVLVSTSTLAVGLNLPAQNVFLTADKWRYDNRLGMPWKTPILHTEYENMSGRAGRYGSGQAFGRSILIATTPFDQETLWRRYVDGERERIDPRLAQTPLENHALRLVASRSCRTLNELLTFLEHTLSGRWVWAETLTLDEVEFRLRSAVNRCVDAGAAVSHPDGRLEATPFGLAVAAKGIAIETARALEHWIGQCEMRAWPAIDLLFAAASTADGRMLQLSLTAREYDHADYPTVLKRLTRDEPLEADTPLNRIRNSNAQPFFEEVRAIKVALFLQEWIEHAAVPDLEEHYHTTAGQVFAAAEQVSWLIDAAAAVASAFGANAGFIERIRTLSERVQYGLREEALPLARCPAGLTRNEILALAAQRLDTPAAITALSEKALTRWLSEAQARRLHAWARRQHVPECATPGDVLPAPARPVLIVDDDAPGEILLDGVRVALQEKQYRLIRVLAAHAGACVPYDAIYEAVWGDVVVEPNQMHFQKRSLVKRVMEACPAHKELIGTTPKRGFKLNLPPDQVLVKPRAVSSAA, encoded by the coding sequence ATGAAGATAGTGGACCTGTACCGGTACAACGTGCCGCTGGAGATTCTGGAGTTGTGGCGGAGGCAGGAGAGCGAGGTGCTGCTGCCGTTGCAGGAACTTGCGGTGACGCGTCATAACCTGTTTGGCGGCGACAACTTACTGATTCAGGCGCCGACGAGTTCGGGCAAGACATTTATCGCGGAGATGGCGGCGATTCAGACGGCGTTACGGCGGAAAAAGGTGGTGTATCTGGCGCCGCTGAAGGCGCTGGCGGAGGAGAAATACGCGGATTTCAAGGAGAAGTACGCGGCGTATGGGCTGAAGGTGATTATTTCGACCCGGGACCGGCGCGAGTTCGACCGGGACTTCGAGGACGGCGATTTCTCGATTGCCGTGGTGGTGTATGAGAAGCTGGCGCAGTTGCTGGTGCGGCGCCCGGAGCGGCTGGAGGAGATCGACCTGGTCCTGGCGGACGAGTTGGAACTGCTTTCCGACCCGGAACGGGGCCCGATGGCGGAATTGCTGCTGACGCGCATCCTGCATTACGGCGAGGGCGTTTCGCGGCGGCGTTTGATCGGGTTGTCGGCGGTTATCGGCGGCGCGGAGCAGTTGGCGGAATGGATGGGCGCGCGGCTGGTCCAGTATGAGCGGCGGCCCATCGAGCTGCGCTACGGCGTGCTATACGAGGGCGTGTTCCGGTATCGCACGTACAACGAATTCACGGAAGGCGAAGAACGGCTCATCGACGCGGGCAGCGAATCGGCCTGGGAACAGCTCACGCAGAACGTATGCGCATTCGCGCAGCGGGGCGAGGCGTGCCTGATCTTCGTGAAGGCACGGCACGAGTCGCGCCGGGGCGCGGAATTGCTGGCGGGCCGGGTTGGGCTGCCGGCGGCGAAGCAAACGATCGAGGCGTTGCGCGAACTCGACCCGACGCGTTCGCGCAATACGCTGCTCGAAACGCTGTCCTGCGGCGTGGCGTTTCATAACACGGACCTCTCGCCCGAGGAACGGCGCGCGGTCGAGGAGGGGTTCCGCCGCGGCGAAGTCCTGGTGCTGGTCTCGACGAGCACGCTTGCCGTCGGGCTGAACCTGCCCGCGCAGAACGTGTTCCTAACGGCGGACAAGTGGCGCTACGACAACCGGCTCGGCATGCCCTGGAAAACGCCCATCCTGCACACGGAATACGAGAATATGAGCGGCCGGGCCGGGCGCTACGGCTCGGGACAGGCGTTCGGGCGGTCGATCCTGATCGCGACCACTCCCTTCGATCAGGAGACGCTCTGGCGGCGCTACGTGGACGGCGAGCGCGAGCGCATCGATCCGCGGCTCGCACAGACGCCGCTCGAGAATCACGCGCTGCGGCTGGTCGCGTCGCGGTCGTGCCGCACCTTGAACGAGTTGCTGACGTTCCTGGAGCACACGCTCAGCGGGCGCTGGGTCTGGGCCGAGACGCTGACCCTCGACGAGGTCGAATTCCGGTTGCGCTCCGCGGTGAACCGGTGCGTTGACGCGGGCGCCGCCGTTTCGCACCCGGACGGGCGCCTCGAGGCCACGCCGTTCGGTCTTGCGGTGGCGGCGAAGGGCATCGCCATCGAGACGGCCCGCGCGCTCGAACATTGGATAGGCCAGTGCGAGATGCGCGCGTGGCCGGCCATCGACCTGCTGTTCGCGGCGGCCTCGACGGCCGACGGGCGCATGCTGCAGCTTTCGCTGACGGCGCGCGAATACGACCACGCCGATTACCCGACCGTGCTGAAGCGGCTCACGCGGGACGAGCCGCTCGAAGCGGACACGCCCCTCAACCGGATCCGCAACTCGAACGCGCAACCCTTTTTTGAGGAGGTGCGCGCCATCAAGGTCGCGCTGTTCCTCCAGGAATGGATCGAGCATGCGGCGGTCCCCGATCTCGAGGAGCACTACCATACCACCGCCGGGCAGGTTTTCGCCGCCGCGGAGCAGGTCAGCTGGCTTATCGACGCCGCCGCGGCCGTCGCGTCCGCCTTTGGCGCGAACGCCGGGTTCATCGAGCGAATCCGGACGCTGTCCGAACGCGTGCAATACGGCCTGCGCGAGGAGGCGCTGCCGCTGGCGCGCTGTCCTGCCGGACTGACGCGCAACGAAATCCTCGCGCTGGCCGCGCAGCGGCTGGACACGCCCGCCGCTATCACTGCGCTTTCCGAAAAGGCGCTTACACGCTGGCTCTCCGAGGCGCAAGCGCGCCGGCTCCATGCCTGGGCGCGGCGGCAGCATGTCCCCGAATGCGCAACCCCGGGCGACGTGCTGCCCGCGCCCGCACGTCCCGTGCTCATTGTCGACGACGATGCGCCGGGCGAAATCCTGCTTGACGGCGTGCGCGTTGCGCTTCAGGAGAAGCAATACCGGCTCATCCGCGTGCTGGCGGCGCATGCCGGCGCGTGCGTGCCCTACGACGCGATCTACGAGGCCGTATGGGGCGACGTTGTTGTCGAGCCCAATCAAATGCATTTCCAGAAGCGCAGCCTGGTCAAGCGGGTCATGGAGGCGTGCCCCGCGCACAAGGAACTCATCGGGACGACGCCGAAGCGCGGGTTCAAGCTCAACCTGCCGCCGGACCAGGTGCTGGTCAAGCCCCGGGCTGTCTCCAGCGCGGCGTGA
- a CDS encoding GNAT family N-acetyltransferase, protein MQVRRISSPPQNAAAFIAETAAGLGSLYGPAAAAHYLSVAPDGMRAALAHASLYAIAAWDDGAQALGCLTAVQRPPAAHITYLHVLQPFEGRGVEKALVERAAADLRQDGLDHIACECVPFCRLNLTPAFRACGFEHIERLLMLAPLRHRSLCAIEQGVEINQTLRDEPRPVAACTPTHWEDVAGCLVDAYRDGPGRRLHIDVSAPELAYAFVSRAATGAFGRVRPGYMLAVFDAGRCVGAVLGCEIAPNTGFVLQVAVRPEYRRRGIAGRLLQRLAEAFRDAGLTQAALGVTKTNPARSLYERLGFAPLRDVDAYVWWRPGAAPGTPDSNSQI, encoded by the coding sequence ATGCAAGTGCGCCGTATCTCGTCGCCCCCTCAAAACGCTGCCGCGTTCATCGCTGAGACTGCCGCGGGGCTCGGCAGTTTGTACGGTCCCGCGGCCGCGGCGCACTATCTGAGCGTCGCCCCCGACGGCATGCGCGCCGCGCTGGCCCATGCGTCGCTCTATGCCATTGCCGCCTGGGATGACGGGGCGCAGGCATTGGGCTGCCTCACAGCCGTCCAGAGGCCGCCCGCTGCGCATATCACGTACCTTCATGTACTGCAGCCGTTCGAAGGGCGGGGTGTCGAAAAGGCGCTCGTGGAGCGCGCCGCGGCCGACCTGCGGCAAGACGGGCTGGACCACATCGCGTGCGAGTGCGTCCCGTTCTGCCGGCTCAACCTCACGCCCGCGTTCCGCGCGTGCGGGTTTGAGCACATCGAGCGCCTCCTGATGCTTGCGCCGTTGCGGCATCGGAGCCTGTGCGCGATTGAACAGGGCGTGGAAATCAACCAGACGCTCCGCGACGAACCCCGACCCGTCGCGGCCTGCACGCCGACCCATTGGGAGGACGTGGCCGGGTGTCTCGTGGACGCATACCGCGACGGCCCCGGACGGCGCCTGCACATCGACGTTTCGGCGCCGGAACTCGCCTATGCGTTCGTTTCGCGCGCGGCCACCGGCGCCTTCGGGCGCGTCCGCCCCGGCTATATGCTCGCCGTTTTCGACGCCGGGCGCTGCGTGGGAGCCGTGCTCGGCTGCGAAATCGCGCCCAATACAGGGTTCGTGCTGCAGGTGGCCGTGCGCCCGGAATACCGGCGCCGCGGCATCGCGGGCCGGCTGCTCCAGCGCCTGGCCGAAGCGTTTCGCGACGCCGGCCTGACCCAGGCCGCACTCGGTGTCACCAAGACCAACCCCGCGCGCTCGCTCTACGAAAGACTGGGGTTCGCACCGCTGCGCGACGTTGACGCTTATGTGTGGTGGCGGCCCGGCGCCGCGCCGGGAACGCCGGATTCGAACTCTCAGATTTGA